The DNA segment GATCTCCAAGGTCAGTTTCAGTTTCTGTATTCATTTGGTGATGGGTtaagaattaaataaataaagttacaTTTAGGTAACTGGTAGACAAGGTGCTGTAGGGAAGGATTAAGAGCTATAATTGGACTGTAATTTAGTGATTTCCAGCTAGTTTCTGACAAATCAGGGCACCTCTTCCATTAAGGGTTTTTGGAATCCATctagcctgtcaatcacaggtgtgtaaAGGGCAACACTTCTTAGAGATGGACGGCacttttttgcttttattttctaaatcttGCTCTCTTCTCCTGTCTTCTGCTTCATCTCTCTACAACTTTGTAATCTTACATACAGCAGTTTTGatttgaatgtatttatttagtgATCTGTTCTGAATAAAATATAGTAAATGACCTGCTCATCCTTTATGAATGCATGCCAGAAATTAAAAACATTGTGAATAAAATGAAACATAGTGTGCCAACATTTCTTTAACTGCTGTCTTGCGTGACCCTCCGTGTTCTGCAGGGAACCGAGCAGGCTCTGTCTCGTCTCCAGGAGGAGTTCCCTGAAGTGCAGGTTCTAGCGGTCAGTGGAAACTACTGCACCGACAAGAAGCCTGCCGCTATCAACTGGATCGAAGGCCGGGGCAAGTCCGCTGTCTGTGAGGCAACCATCCCTGCTAAGGTAGTCCGAGAGGTAAGAGCAGCCCTGAAGCATCGGCTAACCCACATGACACCAACAGCAAACATGGAACTAATCTAGGACTGATTAATGACATTATggcattatttattttcagatttTGAAGACCACGACTGCATCCCTCGTGGACGTGAACATCAACAAGAACCTGGTGGGCTCGGCCATGGCAGGCAGCATCGGGGGCTACAACGCACACGCCGCCAATCTGGTGGCTGCCATCTACATCGCCTGTGGACAGGTACACACCGCTCCTCACTCAGGGCTGTTCCAGTGCTGCAAATCGTTGTACAGATGGAATCATTATTCACCATGACTGTTGACTGAGGGAAATGTTGTAAGTCAACATTTAACAGACACTATTTGTTATATAATGTGAGGACGGGCTATAGTTTAAACATTATACCCTATATTAGTGCATTACTGCATTAGTGCTCAGAAATCCTGTATGTATCGGCAGTTTCagtcaataaacacaaaaatatttttataaatatttatcatTCGAACCCTATCCTAAATAAGACGTGAAGTTGATGAAGAAATTAATAATATACCCTTTTACTAAAACCCCTAGGACCCAGCTCAGTCTGTTGGCAGTAGTAACTGCATCACCCTGATGGAGCCCTCAGGCCCCATGGGCGAGGACCTGTACATCAGCTGCACCATGCCCTCCATCGAACTGGGAACCGTGGGAGGCGGGACCAACCTGCCCCCTCAGCAGGCTTGCCTTAAGGTAcaccaccacacatacacactctgttCTTTAGGTACATTATCTGTGATCCATCCATGACTATCTCTCTATCAATCTCCTCACTTTCATTAACTTGTCTGCAATCCAAATTGCCCCTAGGGGACATTAAAGACTTACTGTACTCTTCTCTACGACTACCTTTCACGCCATCTAAATGACATCGATTTGTGCATTGGCTCTAGATGCTAGGCGTTCAGGGAGCGTGCCATGAGTGTCCAGGAGACAATGCCCGGCAGCTGGCCAGAGTGGTGTGTGCGACGGTGCTCGCAGGAGAGCTGTCACTCATGGCGGCGCTGTCGGCAGGCCACTTGGTGAAGAGCCACATGACACACAACAGGTAAGCAGAGGCACTTCTTCCAACTGAAGATGGTATCGGTTTGTTGGGGAGCGTTTCTAACGAGCGtgcttgtttcttgttttggcAGATCCAAGGTGAACTTGCAGCAGGCCCCCGGGACATGCACACAGAATGCCTCTTGAGAATGTGCCCAATATTGTCTTCGCTTGTCCAAGTTGGGTTCGCTCTGGATTGTTCTTTTTGCAAATGACGCAGATGTTTCTACACGAGACCATCAAGGAATGTGATCGCTGAACATATTTGAAcctttttaatatttaaaaaggattttattgttaaaaatgatTCGCACAACTTTTTGAAATGATCGTGTCAACACTGCAATATTTGTTACAAAAAAGTGGATGTTCTGGAACAGTCCCTGACAGTGACCTGAGGAGCTGTCTGCACTTCTTTATGAGACATGACAACTCGAAAGAATGGAAAGAAAGTACATTATTTTGTTGTTCTTCATATGGTTGGTTTTGCAAAAACACTGCTCTTCTTTGAGTTGAAAAGGAAGGGCTGATCTGAAGACACCATTGGCAGTTGTTCTTATGTGATATATGCTTGCATAAACTAACTGTTGAATGGTTTGGCTTTGTCAGTTGTGGATGATTGCTGCAGTAAGGTTTCGATGTACGAAGAGTCACAGGAGTTTTAATGCAACACATTTGACTGTGTTCATTTCATTATCACTAagctttttaaaaaatatattttgtaataAACACAAGAACTTGACTACAATTCCTTCACTAAGATGTTTTCACAAATTGTTTGCTACAGTTTAAAGTAGTTACATAATTATTATGCCATTTACACTGGACACCAGGACTTTAATTgaggaaaatgtgtttgtattcTACATACATTTACGTTGAAGTTGACCACATGACCCTAAAGATTTACTTTGATGGGACAAACCCAGGGAGAAAAACGACCGCATCCTGACCACACAGGACCAGCCTTCTCTTGTTAAGGTATCATGCCAAACCATGGCCATTTTCAGATATCTTCTAAGGACCTGTGTTGGCTGGGATCACCCTGGCAGATAAAAGGTGTAATGTAACTGGTAGCTGCTCATGGATGATCTGGATTAGTGAAAGTTGGACTCAAATTAGATTACAGAGCAGCTTTGACTCTCTCCCCTTGACTTAGGTGTCCCTTCACTGTGCAGACCAGTGGACTCTCTCAGGCTTGTGACACACTTTCCACCGTCACAAACTCAGACGATGAGTCCTCCCTCACCAGAGGAGCTGCGAGCCAATCGATGGTGAGCTGAGTGCATCTCACCAGTGGCACTgcaatctgattggctgtctcTCAGGAGAGCACTCGGAAGGTTCATGAATAATTAATTCTTTACCTGCTTTGACTTTGGGTATTATGACAACCATGGCATATATAGCTCAAAAGGTCAAAGGTAAGAAAAGCAATATTTGCTATGCTTACCTTTGGTTTGTCAATCCGTAAGAGACAGAATGTACAGAACCCAGTATTTATGTTACAGTCAGCAAGAAAATATGGCACAGTCAGCAAATATAAGCTTCACAATAGATATGGTTAAAATAAACATTCTAATAATAAATAAGTATACGTAAAGAACACCAGTTCAACAAGCCTTTAGTAGTGCAGCGCCTGAAAGCATCAGGGGTATACATTCCTTATGCAATGTCAGTAACATTGCATAAGGTGTGTATTCCCCAGATGCAAAAATGTACAAGTTGTATAGGGGTAAGGGTAACATTATGCTACCCCTGTACAacttttgtaaatgttttttgtaaaaTGGGCAAAGCGATCAATACAATGGATTACAACAGATGGATCACTTCATAATCTGTGGAAATCTGATAATTTAAACTGAGTCTTATGTCTTTTATATTTAATGTGCATTGTCCGTGTGCATTTCTACAACACATCCGTAGATCATCAGTGCTGTACATCTGTCCAGCACTTTtccctttgttttgtttttttaatcaaaatcaACTTGAACTTCATCCAAAGGCAAATAATTGTGTTTATATGGATGTGGGGGTTCATGAATTtgaccaattttttttttcttacataGCACAACCATGTTGTGAATTGATTTCATGATTAGAAAACTACAATTCTAAATTTTTTTAAAATAGAAGAGAAGATATAATAACATGGGGCCATGTATAGGATTCCATTCACATGATGTAGGCTAGTGTAAAAGTAAATCATTGAGAATATCCATGCAACACAGAAAAAGGGCTATTTGAATAGGGTTTGTCGACCGATGGTGGTTGGAGATGATTTATTCGAGGGCAGAAGCAAGattgttgttttaatttatGAAGGACATATAGTTCAGTTTGGAACGCAGCCGTGAACCTTTTCCCCGGTCCTGTAGGCGGCGGTAGACACCAGGTCTCTGGGTTGCATCCCGATTGCAACACTATACTCAAACATAATTATCTTACTTAGAATAAGCGTTAACTATTTAATTAACGTACAAAACGGATGTTTAtcaaataattatataatactATAATGCTAGTAGAATGAGTAGAGTTTCATTAAATTTGGTCTACCTTCAGTGAAAGACTCATTCATTCCGACAACGCAGGCTTCTTACCATAGTGAAGCAGATGTAAACAGAAGCAATTGCAAAATGTGCATAAATATTTGGTAAGATTATATATGACCCAACGTCGTACCGCTCCTCCGGTCCTGCAGGCGGCGGTAGGCAGCAGGTCTTTGGTTTGCATCACGAATgcaacaccaacacaaacaacaatacTTCAGCCTCTGCTCTTTAGTTTTGGGAAGGCGATACCAGTCGTGTGGTATTCAATCGAACTACAATATATGTATTCAATATGTTTAGGATTCCTAGTAAGCGGTTCTTTATCTGTCAGCGTGTCTGCAGACAGATTATGCGGACAGAGACAGCAGACCTCAGTGTGCAGAGACCTCAGGTAGGAACCTGCATCATACTGCGTTGACTGGGCCACTGATGGTTATTGCTGACCCCCAGATCGtcctaacacacacaatgacatgtCTTCTTTCAGTGCAACACACTGGCGAGCTGTTCGTTTGTTCGTCCTCTGAATGAAGGTCTGCTGAATCATGAACGTTGGAGTCCTCAGCGGTCAGAGGAAGTGAGTTAACCACCTACTCGTAACATTACgtcatttttttatgtgttctAAATATTGTTTGAACACCTCTTCAACAAACATGTAAGGAGAATGCAAACTCTGTTTTACTTTGAGTAATATCTTTACCAATAATGAACAATATGTCAGTCCTTGCTTCGGCGTGTTCCTGGAGATCTGTGGAAGAGAAATGTACACGTGACATTCCCAACCCTTGAAGAACAGTCCGCTGTGCAGAAAAGGTATAATTAAAATGACTAAATCAATTGTAAATATAACCGCatgcggtgattaacggggcccaagcaaaatgaaaagtccagaacacactaatggaagatatataaatatgacataattatgaaggaaagatgttgatgttccccttaatgccatactgtgcctcggctttcaggtgactgggatgcagagcaatggccgaatATCATGTTCAGCATTGTCTAATCGGGGTTCGAACACTCAAACTAAagatcaccagtacaaggcattatcccattgagccactgacacatctgaaatgtagcctcattgtcatggtgaaaatgtctattgataagcacacaacatccagaaaactccaagcaaacaagaaatattaatatgacaaagttaattatgaaggaaacgaagaagttccccttaaagCCATACTGTTTCTtgcagtcagattcttggaaactaatgagccggaatgttgactGCCtaatgaatttcaggtgctgttcaatgttgtgtttcttaaattaGTGGGAATGACAGAAGGTTGTGTTCAGTTTGCTCACAATGCTCTAATCGGGATTCGAACACTCAActtaaggatcaccagtacaaggcattgTCCCATGTAgtcactgacattcctgaactgcatgaagcctcattcacatggtcaaaatgtctattgataagcacacaacatcaagaaaactctaAGCAcacacaagagaattaagggctttcttaaaagagtacagatctgaaaatgtgcactgttaatggtaaccacctaatgatagccagTAGTTTTAAAATaccaaaatggtcatataggcaaaatgggttgagactgttgATGTTtagcttttctatgaaattgtgggaaaagtaaacatttttagagcagagaaccagggtgaaaaagatgcatctgattttagagattaatatgatgaaagaattttgagtccaggtcaatctcgtaaggagaaattaggctagttcataatttttttaaatagcgccacctttgggtgcagtaccacaatttgggtttattagtagtGAGTGGTATTGGTATCCCTCTAATAATAGttgtatgttgttttttttatatagtaaCTTTATTGGCCGATATTTCTCCAATGAAACAAATTCTATtagatgatttttgtgaggcttggacTAAAGATTTTATGTGCCGATTTTGGTGAAATTTTGATTATTtgtgtagcctgtgaatctttttatcatgtttagctttaatatgaaattgtgggaaaagtgggggttttataaatgcgtctgattttagagattaatattctgaaataattttgagtccaggtcaatcggATGAGGAGAATTAAGCCTAaatcatgattttttacaatagatTAGCTGCACCTTTGGTTGCAGTTCTTCAaaatttcaagagttttcgacttgcggtataggctgcagtatgacttttacagaatttgagggggaaaaaaaacattctcggacccctaataaatGTGAATTACGAACAACTGAAGTGACCAGATATGAATGGAAAAACACTAAatatgtttttagtttttgcTAGAAATTTGTTTGTCTGGATTAGTGGATTGGCAGGAAGACTTAAACCTTCTCTGTCTTTTCACTCCTCACCATGGTTAATTCAGAGTGTTTTGCCTTCACAGGGACTTCTCGGAGGCGGTGTACGAGAAGCTGGCCGACGAGACGCTGGACGCGCTGGTGGATTTCTTCGAGGACCTGTCGGATGAGCCCTTCACCGGGGAAGACTACGATGTTGAATTCTCTGTGAGTCTGCATGTTGGTCATCTTAAGGCCCGTTCAGCACGACACAGACAGGACTTAAGTTCAAACTTAAAACTCAGCCAAACAGCGTACA comes from the Gadus chalcogrammus isolate NIFS_2021 chromosome 6, NIFS_Gcha_1.0, whole genome shotgun sequence genome and includes:
- the LOC130383980 gene encoding frataxin, mitochondrial-like isoform X1, with protein sequence MFRIPSKRFFICQRVCRQIMRTETADLSVQRPQCNTLASCSFVRPLNEGLLNHERWSPQRSEESLLRRVPGDLWKRNVHVTFPTLEEQSAVQKRDFSEAVYEKLADETLDALVDFFEDLSDEPFTGEDYDVEFSSGVLTVKIGDHGTYVINKQTPNKQIWLSSPTSGPKRYDWTGACWMYTRDGVTLHQLLSKEFSAIFKLNMDLSTLLHS